ATTTTATATTGCTATCCTTCTTATCTTAAACTTTGGCTTTAGTAACGCGCAAACCGCTAGACCTAACATACTCTGGATTAGTGCAGAAGACATAGGGCTGGGTTGGGGGTGTTACGGTGATACCTACGCCAGCACACCACACATAGATCAACTGGCTAAAGATGGTTATGTGTTTACTCAAGCATATTCTAACGCCCCCATTTGTGCACCAGCACGTTCTACCTTAATTACAGGTATGTATGCCACCTCTTTAGGCACTCAGCACTTACGTTCAGAGATTCCCGTTCCTGCCGATTTTCGTATACTCTCTGAGCTTATGCGCGAGGGTGGCTACTTTACTACCAATAATTCCAAGACGGATTATAATTTTAGTGCCCAGGGTAGGTGGGACGAAAACGGTAATGATGCTCATTGGCGTAATGCACCGGATGACCGCCCCTTCTTTAGTGTATTCAACTTTGGAATTACGCACGAAGGGCATGCCAATACCGAAGTGGCGGAAGATACCAAGTCTCTAACTGTTAAACATGATCCGGCACAGGCTAATCTTCCTCCTTATTTTCCTCAGACTGAAGCTTTCAAAAGTATATGGGCTCATCAGTATGATTTGATCTCGGTGTTTGATCAGGAAGTAGGTAAACTGATAAAGCAGCTGGATGAAGATAGCAAACTGGAAAATACCATCATCTTCGTCTTTTCCGACCATGGTTATGGGCTACCACGCTACAAACGTTGGTTGTACAACTCAGGCTTACAGGTGCCTTTTGTATTGCATGTACCGGAGAAGTATCAGGATTGGACACGCGACCTGCAAATGTCTGCCAAAGCAGCTAATAAAGTAAAACAGATGGTTGGCTTTGTAGACTTTGCGCCAACTGTGCTTCAATTGGCAGGGCTAGAAGTACCAGATAGGATGGAGGGGAAAAGCTTTCTGGGAGAAAAATCACAGCCTAATCAATTGGTATATGGCTACCGTAGCCGTGCTGATGATTGTTATGATATGGCTCGCTCAGTTTATGATGGCCGTTACCTCTACATTCGCCATTTTA
This window of the Porifericola rhodea genome carries:
- a CDS encoding sulfatase-like hydrolase/transferase; translation: MLRFYIAILLILNFGFSNAQTARPNILWISAEDIGLGWGCYGDTYASTPHIDQLAKDGYVFTQAYSNAPICAPARSTLITGMYATSLGTQHLRSEIPVPADFRILSELMREGGYFTTNNSKTDYNFSAQGRWDENGNDAHWRNAPDDRPFFSVFNFGITHEGHANTEVAEDTKSLTVKHDPAQANLPPYFPQTEAFKSIWAHQYDLISVFDQEVGKLIKQLDEDSKLENTIIFVFSDHGYGLPRYKRWLYNSGLQVPFVLHVPEKYQDWTRDLQMSAKAANKVKQMVGFVDFAPTVLQLAGLEVPDRMEGKSFLGEKSQPNQLVYGYRSRADDCYDMARSVYDGRYLYIRHFMPHKAYIQNAIIFDTSKRSYQELHRLKDKGELPQEAADMFAPKAVEELYDLQTDPYELKNLIGEEVHHKRARQLKEKLYNWMLAHHDTGLLNEGEMMMRAKAQNSSVYEMARNSKVFDVNKILSVADRVGYVQEAEELKSYLLSADSGVKYWALIALGAYNGDLQAMKTTLQKLLTDTSYVVRIQAAELLAGRLGELAALQTLAEMLLLDEEAVVLQAAISVRELGETASPLVDTIVQEVMPKYSGEVWGRYKNWFYPMFIGMALDQTLRNCGHTVEIRN